In a genomic window of Prochlorococcus marinus subsp. marinus str. CCMP1375:
- the miaB gene encoding tRNA (N6-isopentenyl adenosine(37)-C2)-methylthiotransferase MiaB: MIQTKSETITREFTTSAKNRGSYWITTFGCQMNKADSERMAGILQAMGYQKAKTELCADLVLYNTCTIRDNAEQKVYSYLGRQAIRKKSSPHLKLVVAGCVAQQEGESLLRRVPELDLVMGPQHANRLEDLLNQVDNGQQVVATEEHLILEDLTAARRDSNICAWVNVIYGCNERCTYCVVPSVRGKEQSREPKAIKLEIEDLAKKGFKEVTLLGQNIDAYGRDLPGISSSGRRENTLTDLLYFIHDINGINRIRFATSHPRYFTTRLIEACAELPKLCEHFHIPFQSGDNEVLKRMGRGYTIEKYRRIIDKIRELMPNSSISSDVIVAFPGEDESQFQNTLKIIREIGFDQVNTAAYSQRPNTPAASWAEQLPESVKIDRLKELNLLVEQTAKDKNTRYHNQIVEVLAEGINPKNQEQLMGRTRTNRLTFFSKIGPKKYSYNPGDLVKVKISEIRAFSLTGSPIQ; the protein is encoded by the coding sequence GTGATACAAACTAAATCAGAAACAATAACTAGAGAATTTACAACCTCTGCAAAAAACAGAGGAAGTTATTGGATTACAACTTTTGGTTGTCAGATGAACAAAGCCGACTCTGAAAGGATGGCTGGAATTCTTCAAGCAATGGGTTACCAAAAAGCAAAAACAGAACTTTGCGCAGATCTTGTTTTATATAACACATGCACAATTCGTGATAATGCAGAGCAAAAAGTGTATAGCTATTTAGGCCGACAAGCGATAAGGAAAAAATCTTCTCCTCACTTAAAGCTTGTTGTTGCAGGATGCGTAGCTCAACAAGAAGGAGAATCCCTTTTAAGGAGAGTACCTGAACTTGACCTTGTGATGGGGCCTCAGCATGCAAATCGCTTAGAGGACCTCCTTAACCAAGTTGATAATGGTCAACAGGTTGTTGCAACAGAAGAACATTTAATACTTGAAGACTTAACCGCTGCAAGAAGAGATAGCAATATTTGCGCCTGGGTTAATGTTATATATGGCTGCAATGAAAGATGTACCTACTGCGTAGTCCCTTCGGTAAGAGGTAAAGAACAATCAAGAGAGCCTAAAGCAATAAAATTAGAAATAGAAGACCTTGCTAAAAAAGGATTTAAAGAAGTGACCTTATTAGGTCAAAATATAGATGCATATGGGCGAGACTTGCCAGGGATTTCTTCTTCAGGAAGAAGAGAAAATACTTTAACCGACCTGCTTTATTTTATACATGACATTAATGGCATTAATCGCATTCGATTTGCTACCAGTCATCCAAGATATTTCACAACGCGGCTCATTGAAGCTTGTGCAGAGCTACCAAAGTTATGCGAACACTTTCACATTCCATTCCAAAGTGGAGACAATGAAGTACTTAAAAGGATGGGAAGAGGATACACAATTGAAAAATATAGAAGAATTATCGACAAAATCAGAGAGCTGATGCCCAATTCTTCAATAAGTTCAGATGTAATAGTTGCTTTCCCAGGAGAAGATGAAAGTCAATTTCAAAATACTTTAAAAATTATTCGAGAAATTGGTTTTGATCAGGTTAATACTGCTGCATATTCACAAAGGCCTAACACTCCTGCAGCCTCATGGGCTGAACAGCTTCCAGAGTCAGTAAAAATCGACCGACTCAAAGAATTGAATTTACTAGTTGAACAAACTGCTAAGGATAAAAATACTCGGTATCATAATCAAATTGTAGAAGTCTTGGCTGAAGGTATTAATCCCAAGAACCAAGAGCAATTAATGGGCAGAACAAGAACAAATAGATTAACATTTTTTTCAAAGATTGGACCTAAAAAATACTCATACAATCCAGGAGATCTAGTTAAGGTAAAAATAAGTGAAATTAGAGCATTCTCTTTAACAGGGTCACCAATACAATGA
- a CDS encoding D-alanine--D-alanine ligase family protein: protein MRNAIKTVGIVFGGVSGEHEVSIKSARTIIHALKHPININKFDVISIYIDKKGKWWPSEIAEKVLESDPNFDKNIFFKQVEFIGLDHLPKETEKIQIWFPVLHGPNGEDGSIQGFFQLTGKPYVGSGVLGSALGMDKIAMKAAFSAAGLPQVNYCEIHSIDLLDKKRLSYLIQKIETQLGYPCFIKPANLGSSVGISKAYDKKELLNGLDLAAQLDSRIVVEKNIKARELECAVIGKKQIKTSCVGEVRYSSDWYDYDSKYSKNSTKTLIPAPIPEKISKEVQSLSILACKAISAEGIARVDFFYDEEKDSLWINEINTMPGFTEQSMYPMLWDASGIDISQLVARLIESA from the coding sequence ATGCGAAATGCAATTAAAACAGTTGGAATAGTTTTTGGAGGAGTTTCTGGAGAACATGAGGTTTCTATCAAATCTGCAAGAACTATTATTCATGCCTTAAAACATCCAATTAATATCAATAAGTTTGATGTAATAAGTATCTATATTGATAAAAAGGGGAAATGGTGGCCCAGTGAAATTGCAGAAAAGGTCTTAGAATCAGATCCTAATTTTGATAAGAATATATTCTTCAAGCAAGTTGAATTCATAGGATTAGATCACCTTCCAAAAGAAACTGAAAAAATACAGATTTGGTTCCCTGTACTTCATGGGCCAAATGGTGAAGATGGTTCTATCCAAGGATTCTTTCAACTAACAGGAAAACCATATGTAGGCTCAGGAGTCTTAGGCTCTGCCTTAGGAATGGATAAGATTGCCATGAAAGCTGCTTTCTCTGCAGCTGGACTACCACAAGTAAATTATTGCGAAATACATTCGATAGATCTATTGGACAAGAAAAGATTGTCTTACTTAATACAAAAGATTGAGACCCAATTGGGATACCCATGTTTCATAAAGCCTGCAAATCTAGGATCCTCAGTTGGCATTTCCAAAGCCTATGACAAAAAAGAGCTCCTCAATGGTTTGGATCTTGCTGCTCAGCTAGATAGTCGCATAGTTGTTGAAAAAAACATCAAAGCCAGAGAGCTTGAATGCGCTGTAATTGGAAAAAAACAGATAAAAACTTCATGCGTAGGAGAAGTTAGGTATAGCTCAGATTGGTATGACTATGACTCAAAATATTCTAAAAACTCAACTAAAACTCTAATTCCAGCTCCTATACCAGAAAAAATTTCTAAAGAGGTTCAATCATTATCTATCCTTGCATGCAAAGCAATTTCAGCAGAAGGAATTGCAAGAGTCGATTTTTTTTACGACGAGGAAAAAGATTCTTTGTGGATTAATGAAATCAATACAATGCCTGGCTTTACGGAACAAAGCATGTACCCAATGCTTTGGGATGCTTCAGGAATAGATATCTCACAACTTGTGGCAAGGTTGATAGAAAGCGCTTAA
- a CDS encoding cell division protein FtsQ/DivIB, whose protein sequence is MDGSINGEGSLRPMTWSSKPFRRPKNSGNLKIKQIWGIICFFSITTFLGGLLVTKGREPINSNQIHIKGAANTPNREIVKAMGINLPTSLLEINPKQLENNLQKNLPIKAVAISRRIAPLGIDVQILEREPIAFALRKQGNNQEKGMVDKEGYWIPIINGTNESSNTSKGLIIDGWDPSKKDLIKFLLRNQTSLGSPLKRVIFNPNGNISLQTEFFKFVHLGNKSNLLDQQLKAIAQLSKSLPNKLTDTSEIILNLKNPSKPKLFLPNEKNN, encoded by the coding sequence ATGGATGGATCAATTAATGGGGAAGGCTCGTTGCGACCTATGACATGGTCTTCAAAGCCATTTAGGAGGCCAAAGAATTCTGGAAATTTAAAAATCAAGCAAATCTGGGGAATCATCTGTTTTTTCTCAATTACAACCTTCTTAGGGGGGCTACTTGTAACGAAAGGGAGAGAACCCATTAATAGCAATCAAATCCATATCAAGGGTGCTGCAAATACTCCCAATAGAGAAATAGTTAAGGCTATGGGTATTAATTTGCCAACATCCCTTTTAGAAATAAATCCAAAACAACTAGAAAACAATCTTCAAAAGAATTTACCGATAAAAGCTGTTGCAATTAGTCGAAGGATTGCTCCACTAGGAATTGACGTACAAATTTTAGAAAGAGAGCCCATAGCTTTTGCTCTAAGGAAACAAGGCAATAATCAAGAAAAAGGAATGGTTGATAAAGAAGGTTATTGGATACCCATTATTAATGGCACTAATGAATCTTCAAACACATCAAAAGGTCTCATTATTGATGGCTGGGACCCTAGCAAAAAAGATCTGATTAAATTTCTCTTGAGAAATCAGACTAGTCTTGGCAGCCCTCTTAAAAGAGTTATTTTCAATCCAAATGGAAATATAAGCCTCCAAACAGAGTTTTTTAAATTTGTTCATCTAGGGAACAAATCAAACTTGTTAGACCAGCAATTGAAAGCAATTGCTCAATTGTCTAAGTCACTCCCAAATAAATTAACTGACACGTCCGAAATTATTCTCAACTTAAAAAATCCCTCAAAACCAAAATTGTTTTTACCAAATGAAAAAAATAATTAG
- the ftsZ gene encoding cell division protein FtsZ, giving the protein MAMGNNSNSSIRSESIQPSQNARIEVIGVGGGGSNAVNRMILSDLQGVSYRVLNTDAQALLQSSAENRVQLGQTLTRGLGAGGNPSIGEKAAEESRAELQQALEGADLVFIAAGMGGGTGTGAAPVVAEVAKQSGALTVAIVTKPFSFEGRRRMRQADEGIAKLTESVDTLIVIPNDRLKDAIAGAPLQEAFKNADDVLRMGVKGITDIITLPGLVNVDFADVRSVMTEAGTSLLGIGIGSGRSRAAEAAQAAINSPLLEAGRIDGAKGCVVNITGGKDMTLEDMTSASEVIYDVVDPEANIIVGAVIDEALEGEVQVTVIATGFDGNQPYTKQKAGAKLSPQSLYRQTPNKEPGASIPEFLRLRQLRRDQ; this is encoded by the coding sequence ATGGCTATGGGAAACAATTCAAACTCGTCCATTAGATCAGAGAGCATTCAACCAAGCCAGAATGCCCGCATTGAAGTAATTGGCGTAGGTGGTGGTGGCAGCAATGCTGTAAATCGAATGATTCTTAGTGATCTTCAAGGGGTCTCATACAGAGTTCTCAATACTGATGCACAAGCTTTGTTGCAATCTTCGGCTGAGAATAGAGTTCAACTTGGTCAAACATTAACTCGAGGCCTAGGAGCTGGAGGGAACCCAAGTATTGGAGAGAAAGCTGCAGAAGAATCTAGAGCAGAGCTTCAACAAGCTTTAGAAGGTGCCGATTTGGTATTTATTGCCGCTGGCATGGGTGGAGGAACAGGCACTGGAGCAGCACCAGTAGTTGCAGAAGTAGCCAAACAAAGCGGAGCCCTTACTGTCGCAATAGTTACTAAACCATTTAGTTTTGAAGGTCGCCGCAGAATGCGTCAAGCAGATGAAGGTATCGCCAAGCTCACAGAAAGTGTTGACACTTTAATTGTCATCCCTAACGATCGCCTTAAAGATGCAATTGCAGGAGCGCCCCTTCAAGAAGCATTTAAAAATGCAGATGATGTTTTACGAATGGGAGTGAAAGGCATAACCGACATAATCACTTTGCCTGGTCTTGTAAATGTGGACTTTGCGGACGTTCGCTCTGTAATGACTGAAGCTGGAACATCATTACTTGGAATAGGCATTGGATCTGGTCGTTCTAGAGCCGCCGAAGCCGCTCAAGCAGCAATAAACAGTCCTTTATTAGAAGCTGGTCGTATAGATGGAGCAAAAGGCTGCGTAGTAAATATTACAGGCGGGAAAGACATGACATTAGAAGACATGACCTCTGCTTCAGAGGTTATTTACGATGTTGTAGACCCAGAAGCAAATATTATTGTTGGCGCAGTTATTGATGAAGCTCTTGAAGGGGAAGTTCAAGTAACTGTAATTGCAACTGGTTTTGATGGGAATCAGCCTTACACCAAGCAAAAAGCAGGTGCTAAATTATCTCCTCAATCTCTATATCGACAAACACCAAACAAAGAGCCTGGAGCAAGTATCCCTGAATTCCTAAGACTTAGACAACTTAGGCGTGATCAGTAA
- the panB gene encoding 3-methyl-2-oxobutanoate hydroxymethyltransferase, with translation MLPKELVRFKELGNQITILTAWDSLSSAIVEAAGADVVLVGDSLAMFIHGHTTTLPVTLEQMLHHTQAVGRGFLSPKNKQPLVVCDLPFLSYQCGEDKAVAAAGTLLKNSCAAAVKIEGAEPEVISVIERLIRMGIPVMGHLGLTPQSVNNLGYHRQAEDALGQEKLVTQALKIEQVGCFSVVLEHVPSKVASKVTQMLKIPVIGIGAGEECDGQVRVTADLLGLTDKQPPFAKPLIDGRSLFIESLTSWVDQLRN, from the coding sequence ATGCTTCCTAAGGAATTAGTTCGATTTAAAGAACTTGGAAATCAAATCACAATCCTCACTGCTTGGGACAGCCTTTCTTCGGCAATTGTTGAAGCTGCAGGAGCAGATGTTGTTCTTGTAGGGGACTCACTAGCAATGTTCATTCATGGGCATACCACAACATTGCCTGTAACTCTTGAACAAATGCTCCATCACACTCAAGCTGTTGGGAGAGGTTTTTTAAGTCCAAAAAATAAGCAACCTCTAGTAGTTTGTGATCTTCCATTTCTGAGTTATCAATGTGGAGAAGATAAAGCCGTAGCGGCAGCTGGAACCTTACTGAAAAACTCTTGTGCTGCAGCTGTAAAAATCGAAGGAGCTGAACCTGAAGTCATTTCAGTTATTGAAAGGCTTATTCGAATGGGCATACCTGTAATGGGGCACCTTGGCTTAACCCCACAATCAGTTAATAATCTTGGGTATCATCGACAAGCTGAAGACGCATTGGGGCAAGAAAAGTTAGTCACTCAGGCTCTAAAAATTGAACAGGTTGGCTGCTTTTCAGTAGTCTTAGAACATGTCCCTTCAAAAGTTGCCAGTAAAGTAACTCAAATGCTCAAAATCCCTGTAATAGGAATTGGTGCAGGAGAGGAATGTGATGGTCAAGTAAGAGTAACCGCAGATTTACTAGGCCTTACAGACAAACAGCCTCCATTTGCAAAACCCCTTATAGATGGAAGGTCCTTATTTATAGAATCACTTACAAGTTGGGTTGATCAATTGAGGAATTAA
- the hemW gene encoding radical SAM family heme chaperone HemW: MNYPRSAYLHIPFCHRRCFYCDFPVVPLGDRAGTENGPGSSSVKSYLNLLHREISLAPKVASLSTVYIGGGTPSILSADQVANLLDHLRLHFGFQNGAEISFEVDPASFDTFSLEGFLDAGVNRLSLGAQSFDDKVLAQLGRRHTANDLLDACGWINQAFNERKLFSWSLDLIQNLPGQDLCSWEKQLLKALDISPPHMSIYDLSIEKGTVFEWRQNRGELSLPNEDDASDMSKMTSDKLKQAGFSRYEISNYALPGHASRHNRVYWSGSGWWGFGQGATSCPWGVRSSRPRTREKYKKWLEVQENDGLDKSLTLNNEGQLIPLDELLIFGLRRREGIDFKELVSSFNWDESQLEINLNNLKNYWANSLKEGLIKQRGYRFYLTDPHGMDLSNQILVDMLLWYESLLNSSIDQPNL, encoded by the coding sequence GTGAATTATCCTAGAAGTGCTTATTTACATATACCTTTTTGTCATAGACGCTGCTTCTATTGTGATTTCCCAGTTGTCCCTTTGGGAGATAGAGCTGGAACTGAGAATGGACCAGGTAGCTCTTCTGTCAAATCATATTTGAATCTTTTACATAGGGAGATTTCTTTAGCTCCTAAAGTTGCCTCATTATCAACTGTTTATATAGGTGGAGGAACACCTTCTATTTTAAGTGCTGACCAAGTAGCAAATTTATTAGATCATTTGCGATTACATTTTGGGTTTCAAAATGGTGCTGAGATTTCTTTTGAAGTAGATCCTGCAAGTTTTGATACTTTTTCATTGGAAGGCTTTTTAGATGCAGGAGTAAATCGATTAAGCTTAGGAGCACAAAGTTTTGATGACAAAGTTCTTGCTCAATTAGGAAGACGTCATACTGCCAATGATTTGCTAGATGCTTGTGGTTGGATTAATCAAGCCTTTAACGAAAGAAAACTATTTAGTTGGAGTCTTGATTTAATTCAAAATCTACCTGGACAGGATTTATGTTCTTGGGAAAAGCAACTTTTGAAGGCTTTAGATATTTCACCTCCACATATGTCGATATATGATCTTTCCATTGAGAAAGGTACTGTTTTTGAATGGAGACAAAATAGGGGGGAATTGTCTTTGCCTAATGAAGATGATGCATCTGATATGTCAAAGATGACTAGTGACAAATTAAAACAAGCAGGTTTTTCTCGATATGAAATTTCTAATTATGCACTACCTGGGCACGCTTCTCGCCATAATCGTGTTTATTGGAGTGGCTCTGGATGGTGGGGTTTTGGACAAGGTGCTACCAGTTGTCCATGGGGAGTGAGGTCCTCTAGGCCTAGGACTCGAGAAAAATATAAAAAATGGTTAGAGGTTCAAGAGAATGATGGATTGGATAAATCTTTGACTTTAAATAATGAAGGCCAATTAATTCCTCTAGATGAGCTTTTAATCTTTGGACTCCGTAGAAGAGAGGGAATAGATTTCAAAGAACTTGTTAGTAGTTTTAATTGGGATGAGAGTCAGCTTGAGATTAATTTGAATAATTTAAAAAATTATTGGGCAAACTCTCTTAAGGAGGGATTAATTAAACAAAGAGGATATAGATTTTATTTAACTGATCCTCATGGAATGGATCTTAGTAATCAGATTCTTGTTGATATGTTGTTGTGGTATGAGTCTTTACTTAATTCCTCAATTGATCAACCCAACTTGTAA